The nucleotide sequence TGTAGGAACCGTTCTCCGTTGGTCGAGTGTCATTGAAGTAGTAAACTACGCCGAGTACGCTGAAAAATACAAATGATGTGAATATGTCGTACCTGTTATCCGAGGACTCGCCATCGATTTCCCATTATGGATTGGATGGCGAGTATTTCAATGCCTTTGTTTATCTAGACCGTTCCAAAAAATTACCCTCTACATTAGATATTTTCGTTCTTCAGCGATTCAACGATATTCTGTTCTTTATGTTTTCTAGTCGCATAGAGGATTGATGTACCCACAATAAAAAACACACCTATCCCTGCAATGAAAAGATTCGCCCAAGGCAACGTAAAAGCAAATTCAAAATTCCGGCTAAGGCTCATGTAGATGAAAAACATCACGCATAAACTAATCGGTAAACCGTAAATAAGCGACTTCATTCCATAAAAGAATCCTTCGAAACGTAGCATTTTCTTCATACCCTTTGGCGTCATGCCAATGGAGGCCAACATCGCAAACTCACGTTTTCTCAAGGCCATCCCTGTCGAAATCGTGTTGATAATATTTGCCATACAAATGAGTCCGATGAGAACCACAAACCCATATAGGAATACGGATGTGACTGTGGCGCGATTCATTGCATCCTGACGCTCCTCAATCAGATTAGTCGTATAGACATGTACATCTGGATATTCGTCAATAATCGGGTTCAATTCATTTTCCAATGCCACAGACTGCTCTGTTGTAAATTGAATCTCGCTGGTAACTTGTTGAGACAGCATATCGTTACCTAATTCTCGTAGCTTGTCAAAACTTCGTTCAGAAACAACAAATGTCACCGTAAAAGCATCTTCCTGGTAGTGTAGCATAAAAGGTGGACGTTTATCCGTGATAGAAGCAATTCGGATTTTAGCTCCTTCAACCTTCGTGAATGGTATTTCTGATCCCTCTTGGACTGCTAGTTGAGAGATATCTGTAAAATTATGTTGTTCTTTCAAGGTGAACCGATTGACAAGTATTGCAGAAATCTCGTCTCCTTCCAATTTCTTCGCATCAATCCCTGCGGTTTGCAGATACGCTGCAAAAGAGGCCTCATCAAGAGAAACAATGTTTGAAGACATGTAGTATTTCCCATCTGGATTAAGAGTAAGGCGACTGGATATGTCTGTGGTAACCTCGTTTTCGTTGAGGATTAGATCATCAAAAAGAAGTTGGGTCTTCACTTTCGTTGTTGCGTTTTGGACAGACATCAATTCATTTGTTAATGACCTTACCCTTTCCAGATCGGCTCCTCTTGCGTATACTGACAAATCATAGGGTAGCGGTGCTTGCGCCATATTATAGGACTTATCCATATACAACGAAAAGGAAGAAGCTGCTAGGTACAAGATTACGCTGATCGCAAGAGAAAAGACAGTTGAGCGATAGTGGTGTTTATTCCTTTTCAGATTTTTTAATCCTAGTTCCGCTTCAAATCCAAACAACTTACGAGTCATTTTGGATGTTCGAACATCTTTTCCTTTTATTTCGATATCCTTTGTCTGGCGGATCGCAGTTATCGGTGTAATTCCCGATGCCCTCACTGCTGGAAACCATGCAGAAATGAACAGTGTCAAAATGGAAAACAAAATGACAGCAACCATACTAAACGGCTCTATCACCAATCGCATCGGTTCGCTAACGACAAATATTTTTTGAATGAATGGGCTGAGCAAATGGAGAGTAACCCCAATGCCAATGGACCCAAAAAACAACCCGGCCGGAATAGCTATGACCCCGATCACAGCGGCTTCAAAAAATACAGAAGCCCTTTTTTGCTGTTTGGTTGCCCCTATGCTAGATAACATCCCTAATGTGCGGCTACGCTCTGAAAGCGAGATCGCAAACGCGTTGTAGATTAGTGAGACAGATCCAATCAGAATGATACTTCCAACGGTTAAGACTGCCAGATACATGGTGGTAAGAAAGTGGGAATCATTCGAAATCCCGGAATAAAGCAAAAGATCCCGGTTGTACTTGACTTTTACTCCATTCGATTTAACTTGATCCTTTACTCCGTTCACCTTACTTGCAATCATGTTACTCGTTTCATAAATATCATTCCCTAAACCTTTAAAATCCTTATATTCAACACTTACCGTGTAGGGAGAACCCGCCTCTAAATCATTCTCGGAAAGACCACTAAATGCACGGTATGCAGCCATTGCTTCGTGCTCTTTATCTGGTGCTTCAACAATCCCTGTAATGGTGTATGTTTTCGTTATTGTAGGAGTAAAGACTTCCTTTGATTGATAGGCATCATTGTTGCCCAACGCCTCGCTCTGCCCATCTATATTCAAGCTACGGTTACCAAAATCTAATGTGACTACATCTCCAACCTTCAAGCTTACCCCGACGGTTCGAAGATACTGCGATGAAAGTGCCAGTTCATTTTCATTCCGAGGCAATCGCCCATCAATTAGGCTCACCCCTATTACATCATGATTATTGTGCCCAGTAATATACAAATAAGGCTTCACGCGGTTTGCAGAGTTGGAAAGACGTGCAAATCCAAGTTTCTGGTCAATGTCGTATCTCTCTACTGCATCTGCATTTGTAATAACCGCAACATCTTCTCCTGCAACATTGAGAAAAGCTGCCTGCCATTTGCCAGAGTAGGCAATCGCGTTTCGCTGCATCATATCCATGAAAGAACTACTTATCGAAAATACTGCTGTAAGCATTGCGACAGAAATGACAACCCCAATGATTGTAACAAGGGTACGGCTCTTATTCTGCTTCATATAACGTAAGGTGAGCTGATTTACGATATTCATCGCCGGATCACCTCATCTCTAGAAATCCTGCCATCCGAAATACCAATAATACGGTCCGCTTGCAAGGCAATATTTTCATCATGTGTAATAACAATCAGGGTTTGATGCCGTTCTTTGTGTAATTTTTTCAAGAGCTTCACAATCTCAGCACTGTTTTTACTGTCCAGATTCCCCGTAGGCTCGTCAGCCAATACAATGGCGGGACTGCTAATCAAGGCACGGCCAATGGACGCACGTTGCTGCTGTCCTCCAGAAAGCTGGTTTGGCAGATGCTTTAATCGCTGTTGAAGACCTAGAGTCTCTACGATACCGGAAAAGATATCTTGATTTACTTCTCTACCGTCCAATAGCAACGGCAAGGTAATATTTTCCTCTACAGTAAGGACAGGGATCAGATTGTAGAATTGATAGATAAGTCCAATCTGTCTACGTCTGAAGATGGCCAGTGCCGTTTCATCCATCGCGTACATATCCGTCTGGTCAACAATCACCTTACCGGATGTGGGCGTATCAACGCCCCCTAGAATATGCAAAAGCGTAGACTTACCTGAACCAGATGGTCCAATGATCGCCACAAACTCCCCTTTTTGTACGGAAAATGAGATATCGTTCAATGCAGTAACAGCTGTTTCGCCATCACCGTACGTCTTTGACAGGTTCTCTACTCGCAAAATCTCCATCATGATCCTCCCAGATAAGTGATTACGTCTAGAATAGCTGCCAAACATGTCTCGTCGGTGACATTCATTCTTACAATTTTGTCATCTACATCATTTGCTTGTAAAATTTGATTTTGAATGTTGTGCCTACACCAGTCTGGCTTTCCATAAACACATCGGCGTTTTGACTTTGCAAGATTGTTTTAGACATGGCTAGCCCTATTCCAATACTATCCACTCCTGCATTCTTCCCTTTATAAAATCGTTCAAAAATGTGTGGAGCATCTTCTGGGCTAATCCCTTCGCCACTGTCGGTAATAACAATTTGTGTATACAAGGGTGTTTCCTCACACGAAATGGCAATACGTCCCCCAACGGGCGTATGCTCAATCCCGTTTTTCATTATGTTCAAAATGGCTTCTACCGTCCAGTTTTCATCTCCATACACGAAAAGGTCTTCTTTACAGGAAAAAGAAAGCTCCTGATTTTTTAATTCCATGGGGACGAGGAGCGGTTCTAATGCCTTGTTTATCATTTTTTTGACAGATACGAGTTCCTTCTTGAAAATAACGCTCTGCACATCGATTTTGGACAGCTTGAGCAATGAAGTCACGAGCCATTCAATACGCTTCAACTGATTGATAATCTTGCCCAAGAACTCCTCCCTCTTTTCTTTTGGCAGACTAGGGTTGTTTAACAAATCAGCCATGACAAACATAGAGGCAAGTGGCGTTTTTAGTTGATGGGAGATGTTCGAAAGAGTATCTGCCAAGTATTGTTTGTCCTTTTTCAGAAGAGTAGACTGCTCGGATAACGTTAATGTCACTTTATAAATATCATTTTTCAGAATACTCAATTCACCCTCAACGTTATCCCTAATATCCATCGTGGGTTGGCCAGAATATACAGAAGCCAAATAATAAGCGAGCTTACTGATGTCCTGATAACGTTTGCGGGTAAACATGAAAAAACATGATAGGAGCAGAAATACCATGGCAATCGCCACAATCCCCGCTTTCCAATCGATTATCCAAAGAATCGTGATCCCAATGATGGAAATCACTACGCTATACATACATAACTTGCGGATTTCCTTGTTTTTAAGCATGACTTCCACTCATTCGATAGCCAAGTCCGCGTACGGTTTCTATCACTTTGGGATTCTGGCTATCATCCTCCAACTTTTCTCGTAGCCGCTTAATGTAGACCGAAAGAGTATTGTCATTGATAAAGTTTCCATCTAGATCCCAAATGCCCTCTAACAACTGATTTCTGGACAGAACTTGCCCTCTACTATTTATGAATGCCAACAGCAAGCGGTATTCTAAAGCAGTCAGCATCACTTCCTCGGTTCCTTTGTACACTTTAGCCAGTTTTGTATTCACGACAACATGTCCAATCTTCACTTTGTCAGTCGGGGTGGGTTCTTTTTGGTAGTGCCTAAGGGATGACTTCATTCGGCTAATCAGCTCCCGGATACGAAACGGCTTTGTGATATAGTCGTCTGCTCCCATATCTAACCCTCGAACCACATTGATTTCATCATCACACGCCGTCAAGAAGATGACAGGTGCATCCTGATTTTCTTTTACATATTCGCAAATTTCATAGCCATTACCATCTGGCAAAGTTAGATCCAGTAAATAAATATCAAAACGTTGTTGCTTGATTGTTTCAATGGCAGTTTGCTTCCCTTCACAAAGAACTACTTCATAACCCTCACTGGAAAGCGAATAGTGCAAACCATCTGCAATGGTCTTGTCATCTTCTACTACTAAAACCTTCAATGTTCATCCTCCCCACTGTCATTCATTGTTTTCTCCATCTATATACGATTGATCTACGAAACACAAACGATAAGCATATCCGATTGTAAATATATGAATCGTATATCGTTCATTCATTGTTATATGACAAAAGATGTCATAATGGGCGATTTATACTGAATCCATCAACGAAACGATTGGAGGATTTCGGTATGATAGGTCTGCGTATTTTCGCAAAATGGGTATTGATCGTAGGGTTGTGCTTGATGTTTCTTTCATCTGGTATT is from Brevibacillus brevis and encodes:
- a CDS encoding sensor histidine kinase translates to MLKNKEIRKLCMYSVVISIIGITILWIIDWKAGIVAIAMVFLLLSCFFMFTRKRYQDISKLAYYLASVYSGQPTMDIRDNVEGELSILKNDIYKVTLTLSEQSTLLKKDKQYLADTLSNISHQLKTPLASMFVMADLLNNPSLPKEKREEFLGKIINQLKRIEWLVTSLLKLSKIDVQSVIFKKELVSVKKMINKALEPLLVPMELKNQELSFSCKEDLFVYGDENWTVEAILNIMKNGIEHTPVGGRIAISCEETPLYTQIVITDSGEGISPEDAPHIFERFYKGKNAGVDSIGIGLAMSKTILQSQNADVFMESQTGVGTTFKIKFYKQMM
- a CDS encoding ABC transporter ATP-binding protein; this encodes MEILRVENLSKTYGDGETAVTALNDISFSVQKGEFVAIIGPSGSGKSTLLHILGGVDTPTSGKVIVDQTDMYAMDETALAIFRRRQIGLIYQFYNLIPVLTVEENITLPLLLDGREVNQDIFSGIVETLGLQQRLKHLPNQLSGGQQQRASIGRALISSPAIVLADEPTGNLDSKNSAEIVKLLKKLHKERHQTLIVITHDENIALQADRIIGISDGRISRDEVIRR
- a CDS encoding ABC transporter permease, whose protein sequence is MNIVNQLTLRYMKQNKSRTLVTIIGVVISVAMLTAVFSISSSFMDMMQRNAIAYSGKWQAAFLNVAGEDVAVITNADAVERYDIDQKLGFARLSNSANRVKPYLYITGHNNHDVIGVSLIDGRLPRNENELALSSQYLRTVGVSLKVGDVVTLDFGNRSLNIDGQSEALGNNDAYQSKEVFTPTITKTYTITGIVEAPDKEHEAMAAYRAFSGLSENDLEAGSPYTVSVEYKDFKGLGNDIYETSNMIASKVNGVKDQVKSNGVKVKYNRDLLLYSGISNDSHFLTTMYLAVLTVGSIILIGSVSLIYNAFAISLSERSRTLGMLSSIGATKQQKRASVFFEAAVIGVIAIPAGLFFGSIGIGVTLHLLSPFIQKIFVVSEPMRLVIEPFSMVAVILFSILTLFISAWFPAVRASGITPITAIRQTKDIEIKGKDVRTSKMTRKLFGFEAELGLKNLKRNKHHYRSTVFSLAISVILYLAASSFSLYMDKSYNMAQAPLPYDLSVYARGADLERVRSLTNELMSVQNATTKVKTQLLFDDLILNENEVTTDISSRLTLNPDGKYYMSSNIVSLDEASFAAYLQTAGIDAKKLEGDEISAILVNRFTLKEQHNFTDISQLAVQEGSEIPFTKVEGAKIRIASITDKRPPFMLHYQEDAFTVTFVVSERSFDKLRELGNDMLSQQVTSEIQFTTEQSVALENELNPIIDEYPDVHVYTTNLIEERQDAMNRATVTSVFLYGFVVLIGLICMANIINTISTGMALRKREFAMLASIGMTPKGMKKMLRFEGFFYGMKSLIYGLPISLCVMFFIYMSLSRNFEFAFTLPWANLFIAGIGVFFIVGTSILYATRKHKEQNIVESLKNENI
- a CDS encoding response regulator transcription factor; translated protein: MKVLVVEDDKTIADGLHYSLSSEGYEVVLCEGKQTAIETIKQQRFDIYLLDLTLPDGNGYEICEYVKENQDAPVIFLTACDDEINVVRGLDMGADDYITKPFRIRELISRMKSSLRHYQKEPTPTDKVKIGHVVVNTKLAKVYKGTEEVMLTALEYRLLLAFINSRGQVLSRNQLLEGIWDLDGNFINDNTLSVYIKRLREKLEDDSQNPKVIETVRGLGYRMSGSHA